A stretch of the Poseidonibacter parvus genome encodes the following:
- a CDS encoding GIY-YIG nuclease family protein: MSYFVYILECNDGSLYTGITKDISKRLNEHNLSDKGAKYTKVRRPVKLVYKESSENRSTASKREYAIKKLTRLKKLELIYKGNSSKLVKDN, translated from the coding sequence ATGTCATATTTTGTATATATACTAGAATGTAATGATGGTAGTTTATATACAGGAATTACTAAAGATATTTCAAAACGATTAAATGAACATAATTTAAGTGATAAAGGCGCAAAGTATACAAAGGTTAGACGACCTGTTAAACTTGTATATAAAGAGTCTTCTGAAAACAGAAGTACTGCATCAAAAAGAGAATATGCAATAAAAAAACTAACTAGACTAAAGAAACTTGAATTAATTTATAAAGGCAATTCTTCTAAACTTGTTAAAGATAATTAA
- a CDS encoding DUF3144 domain-containing protein: MSEKSNEFLQRADAQIAIANEQLQQGLTLGEVSASYMYGSVRFSTYMACTAYHTAEDMLAEKDEIIEYFAKEYKLALEEHLNNHAVTHDFTQNKIK, encoded by the coding sequence ATGAGCGAAAAATCAAACGAATTTTTACAAAGAGCAGATGCTCAGATTGCAATTGCAAATGAACAACTACAACAAGGATTAACATTAGGTGAAGTAAGTGCTTCATATATGTATGGTTCAGTACGATTTAGTACTTATATGGCATGTACAGCATATCATACAGCAGAAGATATGCTTGCAGAAAAAGATGAAATTATAGAGTATTTTGCAAAAGAATATAAATTAGCATTAGAAGAACACCTAAATAATCATGCAGTAACTCATGATTTTACACAGAATAAAATTAAATAG
- a CDS encoding EthD family reductase gives MIKVSVLYPNSDELIFDKEYYLNTHVPLVSKLLGDSLKNAQVDFGLASGVPGEAAMYVVMTHMSFESLESFQAIFEPNSVEILSDIANFTNCQPQLQISEIQI, from the coding sequence ATGATAAAAGTAAGTGTACTGTACCCAAATTCAGATGAGTTGATTTTTGATAAAGAATATTATTTAAATACTCATGTTCCTTTAGTTTCAAAACTTTTAGGCGATTCTTTAAAAAATGCACAAGTAGATTTTGGACTTGCCAGTGGAGTACCTGGTGAAGCTGCAATGTATGTTGTTATGACTCATATGTCATTTGAATCACTTGAGTCTTTTCAAGCAATTTTTGAGCCAAATTCAGTAGAAATACTTTCTGATATTGCAAACTTTACTAACTGCCAACCACAACTGCAAATTAGTGAAATTCAAATATAA
- a CDS encoding alpha/beta fold hydrolase yields MIKLGHKIIGTGKKNIIVLHELMGNYKNYEPTFTYLDTDSFTYIFVDLRGYGLSKEIEGNYSCNEASNDIKNLITYLNLDDVTLLAHSMSTLIAQKIALIDARVSKLILVTPIPPSGIKLPQIAQDKLINEMSENKNKIEEIVYSASKRHNKIWAKTRIKMAYEASTLSARVGYMKMYLETDFSNEVENINIPIKIIVGKYDFPIFGIKSITKLFSNYYNNLEIIECQEAGHYPMLECPVYFASKIEEFVNKK; encoded by the coding sequence ATGATAAAGTTAGGCCATAAAATAATTGGAACTGGTAAGAAGAATATAATAGTTTTACATGAATTAATGGGAAATTATAAAAACTATGAGCCTACATTTACTTACTTAGATACAGATAGTTTCACTTATATATTTGTAGATTTGCGTGGTTATGGATTATCTAAAGAGATTGAAGGTAATTATTCTTGTAATGAAGCATCTAATGATATTAAAAATCTTATTACATATTTAAATTTAGATGATGTAACATTACTTGCACATTCAATGTCAACACTAATTGCTCAAAAAATTGCACTCATTGACGCAAGAGTTTCAAAACTTATACTTGTTACTCCCATACCACCAAGTGGAATAAAACTTCCACAAATAGCTCAAGATAAACTTATAAATGAAATGAGTGAAAATAAAAATAAAATTGAAGAAATAGTTTATAGTGCAAGTAAAAGACATAATAAAATATGGGCTAAAACTAGAATCAAAATGGCATATGAAGCTTCTACTCTTAGTGCTCGAGTAGGATATATGAAAATGTATTTAGAAACTGATTTTTCTAATGAAGTAGAAAATATAAATATACCTATAAAAATTATAGTTGGGAAATATGATTTTCCAATTTTTGGAATAAAATCAATTACAAAACTATTTTCAAATTATTATAATAATTTAGAAATTATTGAATGTCAAGAAGCAGGGCATTACCCAATGTTGGAATGTCCTGTTTATTTTGCTTCTAAAATTGAAGAGTTTGTTAACAAAAAGTAG
- a CDS encoding transcriptional antiterminator Rof, with the protein MYNPISCEFFDQLNVAMQRKIPSTVVYLKNEEEKETVKGVVKTMEVVDGIEFMILDSKEKIRLDTVITFNGKKHKDV; encoded by the coding sequence ATGTATAATCCTATATCATGCGAGTTTTTTGACCAATTAAATGTTGCAATGCAAAGAAAAATACCATCAACAGTTGTTTACTTAAAAAATGAAGAAGAAAAAGAAACGGTAAAAGGTGTTGTTAAAACTATGGAAGTTGTTGATGGAATTGAGTTTATGATTTTAGATTCAAAAGAAAAAATAAGATTAGATACAGTGATTACTTTTAATGGTAAAAAGCACAAAGACGTATAA
- a CDS encoding adenylate kinase: MNLMVFGAPGAGKGTQAKFLIEKYDIPQISTGDILRAAIADKTDMGMEAKNFMDAGKLVPDSTIIGIIKDRLAEDDCKKGFILDGFPRTLPQAEALKDLMANMNISLDKVISLNVPDELIVERITGRRTSKVTGKIYHMKFNPPTDEKEEDLIQRADDTEETVKQRLSAYHEQTAPLIDFYTNMGVIVELDGTKEVSEVTADMFASLAK; the protein is encoded by the coding sequence ATGAATTTAATGGTATTTGGAGCTCCAGGCGCAGGAAAAGGTACACAAGCAAAGTTTTTAATAGAAAAGTATGATATCCCTCAAATCTCTACAGGTGATATTTTAAGAGCTGCAATTGCTGATAAAACTGATATGGGTATGGAAGCAAAGAATTTTATGGATGCTGGAAAATTAGTTCCTGATTCAACTATTATTGGTATTATCAAAGATAGACTAGCTGAAGATGACTGTAAAAAAGGATTTATTCTTGATGGTTTCCCAAGAACTCTTCCACAAGCTGAAGCTTTAAAAGATTTAATGGCTAATATGAATATTTCTTTAGATAAAGTAATCTCTTTAAATGTTCCTGATGAATTAATAGTTGAAAGAATTACGGGAAGAAGAACATCTAAAGTAACTGGTAAAATTTATCACATGAAATTTAATCCACCTACAGATGAAAAAGAAGAAGATTTAATCCAAAGAGCTGATGATACAGAAGAAACTGTAAAACAAAGATTATCAGCTTACCATGAGCAAACTGCTCCATTAATTGATTTCTATACAAACATGGGCGTTATTGTAGAACTTGATGGTACAAAAGAAGTATCAGAAGTAACTGCTGATATGTTTGCTTCTTTAGCTAAATAG
- a CDS encoding thioredoxin family protein, protein MIFKRTFLIVPFLFFSTLFAFEDLTSENFEEKTINKKVILDFYTIGCSACVDVEESLIVYNKNKKDDVHIYKIDMLKEKSLAKEFSVNVLPTLIYFKNDEIIERELGRKTPEQIAKSTKKYLLSN, encoded by the coding sequence ATGATTTTTAAAAGAACTTTTTTAATCGTACCATTTTTATTTTTTTCTACTCTTTTTGCCTTTGAAGATTTAACTTCAGAAAATTTTGAAGAAAAAACAATAAATAAAAAAGTAATATTAGATTTTTATACAATTGGATGTAGTGCTTGTGTAGACGTAGAAGAAAGTCTTATAGTTTATAATAAAAATAAGAAAGATGATGTACATATTTATAAAATAGATATGTTAAAAGAAAAGTCACTAGCTAAAGAGTTTAGCGTAAATGTCTTACCTACCTTGATTTATTTTAAAAATGATGAAATAATAGAACGTGAATTAGGTAGAAAAACCCCAGAACAAATTGCTAAAAGTACAAAAAAGTATCTTTTATCAAATTAA
- a CDS encoding DCC1-like thiol-disulfide oxidoreductase family protein, translating into MKIEVFYDKQCPFCNLYSKYLIIKESHDLILLNARENIEELNSFKKLGFDIDEGFIVRVDNNKLYHGADAINFLNTITKRKLYFTNNKVFKNVIYPFVKLLRKALLAILGRSSDLLK; encoded by the coding sequence ATGAAAATAGAAGTTTTCTATGATAAACAATGCCCTTTTTGTAATCTATATTCAAAATATTTAATTATAAAAGAATCTCATGATTTGATTTTATTAAATGCCAGAGAAAATATAGAAGAATTAAACAGTTTTAAAAAACTAGGCTTTGATATTGATGAAGGTTTTATTGTTAGAGTTGACAATAACAAGCTTTATCATGGAGCTGATGCAATAAACTTTTTAAATACAATTACAAAGAGAAAACTTTACTTTACAAATAATAAAGTTTTCAAAAATGTAATCTATCCTTTTGTAAAATTACTTCGTAAAGCTCTTTTAGCTATTTTAGGAAGAAGTTCAGATTTATTAAAATAG
- a CDS encoding FKBP-type peptidyl-prolyl cis-trans isomerase, translated as MAIKEKQNVILNYELKINDEIVDTNFDKEPIEFVYGEGQLIEGLESGIKDMNEGDSKILKIPASQAYGEYDEKLSETIDIKDFEGIDLQIGMVLEAENSNDELIKATVTDVTKENVTVDYNHPLAGCDLEFRVEIKSII; from the coding sequence ATGGCAATTAAAGAAAAACAAAATGTAATTTTAAATTATGAGTTAAAAATAAATGATGAAATAGTAGATACAAATTTTGATAAAGAACCAATTGAGTTTGTTTATGGAGAAGGACAATTAATCGAAGGTTTAGAAAGCGGTATAAAAGATATGAATGAAGGCGATTCAAAAATCTTAAAAATACCTGCATCACAAGCTTATGGTGAATATGATGAAAAACTTAGCGAAACAATTGATATAAAAGATTTTGAAGGTATTGATTTACAAATTGGAATGGTATTAGAAGCTGAAAATAGTAATGACGAACTAATTAAAGCCACTGTAACAGATGTAACAAAAGAGAATGTTACAGTTGATTACAATCACCCTCTTGCTGGTTGTGATTTAGAATTTAGAGTAGAAATTAAATCAATAATTTAA
- a CDS encoding matrixin family metalloprotease has product MKKTILLILIFISFSFASYEKIKIGKIDNYYQNKINKQEIRNMLNEIEYLFESNLDMNIFDYSQDGKPIDILYVPASKLEQRIERKKERIELKRKKIENIQASLPAKLEKINIKKRYIQEDGNIVNKKIKALNAYVSEVNKQKKFPKDELDRIKNYIKLEKSKIKKQSNKVKRDERKLKSDLNFYNQKIRLQNSLIREYNRLNNELERISRSFRKVKGNTIGQRQVTTKVFYQKGKRVKEKNIKNIMNKIEVYGFESKNELKVILAHEIAHLVGIPHINVKDALMNPILQKSQIKQLSLTQSDIRNFKKNF; this is encoded by the coding sequence ATGAAAAAAACAATACTTTTAATTTTAATCTTTATTTCTTTCTCTTTTGCATCTTATGAAAAGATAAAAATAGGGAAAATAGATAATTACTACCAAAATAAAATAAATAAACAAGAAATACGTAATATGCTAAATGAGATAGAATATCTCTTTGAATCAAATCTTGATATGAATATTTTTGATTACTCACAAGATGGTAAACCAATTGATATATTATATGTACCTGCTTCAAAACTTGAACAAAGAATAGAAAGAAAAAAAGAAAGAATTGAATTAAAAAGAAAGAAAATAGAAAATATTCAAGCTTCTTTACCTGCTAAACTAGAAAAAATAAATATCAAAAAAAGATATATACAAGAAGATGGCAATATTGTAAATAAAAAAATCAAAGCTTTAAATGCTTATGTAAGTGAAGTAAATAAACAAAAAAAGTTCCCAAAAGATGAACTTGACAGAATTAAAAATTATATAAAACTAGAAAAAAGTAAAATTAAAAAACAGAGTAATAAAGTAAAAAGAGATGAGAGAAAACTAAAGTCCGATTTAAACTTTTATAATCAAAAAATTAGATTACAAAATAGTTTAATTCGTGAGTATAATAGATTAAATAATGAATTAGAAAGAATAAGCAGAAGTTTTAGAAAAGTAAAAGGCAATACAATTGGTCAAAGACAAGTTACTACAAAAGTTTTTTATCAAAAAGGTAAAAGAGTAAAAGAAAAGAATATTAAAAATATTATGAATAAAATTGAAGTTTATGGTTTTGAAAGTAAAAATGAATTAAAAGTGATTTTAGCTCATGAAATAGCACATTTAGTTGGAATTCCTCATATAAATGTAAAAGATGCATTGATGAATCCAATTTTACAAAAAAGTCAGATTAAGCAATTATCTTTAACACAAAGTGATATTAGAAACTTTAAGAAAAATTTCTAA
- a CDS encoding type II toxin-antitoxin system antitoxin SocA domain-containing protein, with amino-acid sequence MNVDMTKVANVILYMLHKKVEHLNDKKLSIMLFLMEYNHLKFCDKKIFNEEFIKNSRNPEPVLLGELFDVIANNEDLDEEDERLYFIQELLDYLDIELVERKKFVELKFIKMEEEFDESIFDADEMKTIHKIVSEFKDVSPRNIANACFQIDDLRKIPNGEVII; translated from the coding sequence TTGAACGTAGATATGACAAAAGTAGCAAATGTAATTTTATATATGTTACATAAAAAAGTTGAGCATTTAAATGATAAAAAACTATCAATTATGCTTTTCCTAATGGAGTACAATCATCTTAAGTTTTGTGATAAAAAAATATTCAATGAAGAATTTATAAAAAATTCAAGAAATCCAGAACCTGTTCTTCTTGGTGAATTATTTGATGTAATTGCAAACAATGAAGATTTAGATGAAGAAGATGAAAGATTATATTTTATTCAAGAACTACTTGATTACCTTGATATTGAACTTGTTGAGAGAAAGAAATTTGTTGAATTAAAGTTTATTAAAATGGAAGAAGAGTTCGATGAATCAATTTTTGATGCAGATGAAATGAAAACAATTCATAAAATTGTCTCAGAATTTAAAGATGTAAGTCCTAGAAATATTGCAAATGCATGTTTTCAAATTGATGATTTAAGAAAAATACCAAATGGTGAAGTAATTATATAA
- a CDS encoding ACP phosphodiesterase: protein MNWLAHAFLSENHIDFQIGNILADPLKAKTWENASSQMISGMKTHVQIDSFTDSHEIVKLSKKRLREKGLLKPVIIDLTYDYLLTKNWDLYSKVSIQEFTNNFYIKANKSLDYLPSKAHTIVTNLINKDLLNKYHTLEQLNSSFKRMDLRLSERLLKRETASGYFYDVHINIEDLEKDFLEFFPLLCEDVRKDLDNKKLNHWKI, encoded by the coding sequence ATGAATTGGTTAGCACATGCATTTTTATCAGAAAATCATATTGATTTTCAAATTGGCAATATTTTAGCAGATCCATTAAAAGCTAAAACATGGGAAAATGCAAGCTCACAAATGATAAGTGGTATGAAAACCCATGTTCAAATCGACTCCTTTACAGATTCACATGAAATTGTAAAATTAAGTAAAAAAAGATTAAGAGAAAAAGGTTTACTAAAGCCTGTTATTATTGATTTAACTTATGATTATTTACTTACTAAAAATTGGGATCTGTATTCAAAGGTTTCAATACAAGAGTTTACTAATAATTTTTATATTAAAGCAAATAAAAGCTTAGATTATTTACCTTCAAAAGCTCATACAATTGTTACAAACTTAATTAACAAAGATTTATTAAATAAATATCATACTTTAGAGCAGTTAAACAGTTCATTTAAAAGAATGGATTTAAGACTGTCTGAGCGTTTACTAAAAAGAGAAACTGCCTCTGGATATTTTTATGATGTTCATATAAATATCGAAGATTTAGAAAAAGATTTTTTAGAGTTCTTCCCTTTATTGTGTGAAGATGTAAGAAAAGATTTAGATAATAAAAAACTAAATCATTGGAAGATTTAA
- a CDS encoding YhcH/YjgK/YiaL family protein — protein MAIFGKLEEVKKQINNKAFQIAFDYLQNISDDFETIDENECIKEMLSEDIFVLKQAYTTKERSDCFFESHRKYVDVQFMVKGDEYMDVSCIESLKVIKEYDDKTDFIKYEGKENDISKLLIKEKELAIFYPSDAHQPCIKTTQKELVYKAVIKIPLELVKN, from the coding sequence ATGGCAATTTTTGGAAAATTAGAAGAAGTAAAAAAACAAATAAATAATAAAGCTTTTCAAATAGCTTTTGATTATTTACAAAATATCAGTGATGATTTTGAAACAATCGATGAAAATGAATGTATAAAAGAGATGTTAAGTGAAGATATTTTTGTTCTTAAACAAGCTTATACTACAAAAGAAAGAAGTGATTGTTTTTTTGAATCTCATAGAAAGTATGTTGATGTTCAGTTCATGGTAAAAGGTGATGAGTACATGGATGTAAGTTGTATTGAATCGTTAAAAGTCATAAAAGAGTACGATGATAAAACAGATTTTATAAAGTATGAAGGCAAAGAAAATGATATATCTAAGCTTTTAATTAAAGAAAAAGAATTAGCAATATTTTATCCAAGTGATGCTCATCAACCTTGTATAAAAACAACTCAAAAAGAGCTGGTTTATAAAGCAGTTATAAAAATACCTCTTGAATTAGTAAAAAATTAA
- a CDS encoding coproporphyrinogen III oxidase has protein sequence MIKAKSQDAIKALSLVTSLQNRFVKKLDNLSKLIGEDKKFDEVIWLRDEGVHGGGNRFEASDKTLFNTASVNVSQVHYDEDESKKLQSATAISTIIHPKNPNVPSIHIHISLTQTRGNDSYWRVMADLNPSINNIEDKEIFEKSLKELSQDNFEEGIKQGDKYFNIPALNRHRGISHFYLENYKSSKKEDDFNFANNFGEGIIDTYINIITNAFETRKEISSEDIQKQLDYHTLYLFQVLTLDRGTTSGLLVHSQNDIGIMGSLPSFINKDLLKSWEKNAEKPQDELVSNLVKVINDEGKIDSKTKEKLANEVRTFYKKHPQALSKQASGNTIPSTVSNHKG, from the coding sequence ATGATAAAAGCAAAATCACAAGATGCAATTAAAGCTTTGAGTTTAGTTACATCTTTACAAAATAGATTTGTAAAAAAACTTGACAATTTAAGTAAATTAATAGGTGAAGATAAAAAATTTGATGAAGTTATATGGCTAAGAGATGAAGGAGTTCATGGTGGAGGGAATAGATTTGAAGCAAGTGACAAAACACTTTTTAACACTGCTAGTGTAAATGTTTCTCAAGTTCATTATGATGAAGATGAAAGTAAAAAACTTCAAAGTGCAACTGCAATTTCTACGATAATTCATCCAAAAAATCCAAATGTTCCTTCGATTCATATTCATATTTCTTTGACACAAACTAGAGGAAATGATTCTTATTGGAGAGTTATGGCTGATTTAAATCCAAGTATTAATAATATTGAAGATAAAGAAATATTTGAAAAATCCTTAAAAGAACTTTCTCAAGATAACTTTGAAGAAGGAATAAAGCAAGGCGATAAGTATTTTAATATTCCTGCTTTAAATCGACATAGAGGTATTTCTCATTTTTATTTAGAAAACTATAAATCATCAAAAAAAGAGGATGATTTTAATTTTGCAAATAATTTTGGAGAAGGCATTATTGACACATATATAAATATTATTACAAATGCTTTTGAAACAAGAAAAGAAATAAGTTCTGAAGATATTCAAAAACAGCTTGATTATCATACTTTATACTTATTTCAGGTTTTAACACTTGATAGGGGTACAACTTCAGGGCTTTTAGTTCATAGTCAAAATGATATTGGAATAATGGGTTCACTACCTTCTTTTATTAATAAAGACTTACTAAAATCATGGGAAAAAAATGCAGAAAAACCACAAGATGAATTAGTTTCTAATTTAGTAAAAGTTATAAATGATGAAGGAAAAATTGATAGCAAAACAAAAGAAAAACTAGCAAATGAAGTTAGAACTTTTTATAAAAAACATCCTCAAGCTTTAAGTAAACAAGCAAGTGGAAATACAATCCCATCAACAGTATCAAATCACAAAGGTTAA
- a CDS encoding adenosine deaminase, producing the protein MIEFIKQLPKAELHLHIEGSLEPELMFKLSRRNNIEIPYKTIDDIKKAYNFTSLQSFLDIYYAGAKVLIHKQDFYDLTWDYVLKCVENNIVHTEIFFDPQTHTHRGIEFKTIIEGIQEALNDAKEKFGITSAIIMCFLRHLDQEDALKTLNQALEYKKYILGVGLDSSELGNPPSKFEEVFKKAKEKGFKLVAHAGEEADVSYIFEALDILSIQRIDHGVQSYKSDELMQRLKKEQIPLTVCPNSNIELKVFENYSQHNIKKLLDYDLNVTVNSDDPSYFKGYLNQNFINLYENLDISEEDIIKLIKNSFNSSFISESLKKQYINKLEETIKKQK; encoded by the coding sequence ATGATAGAATTTATAAAACAATTACCAAAAGCGGAGCTACATTTACATATTGAAGGCTCATTAGAACCTGAACTTATGTTCAAACTTTCAAGAAGAAACAATATTGAAATACCTTACAAAACAATTGATGATATTAAAAAAGCATATAACTTTACTTCTTTACAAAGCTTTTTAGATATTTATTACGCAGGTGCAAAAGTACTTATACATAAGCAAGATTTCTATGATTTAACTTGGGATTATGTTCTAAAATGTGTTGAGAATAATATTGTTCATACAGAAATATTTTTTGATCCTCAAACACATACACATAGAGGAATTGAGTTTAAAACAATTATTGAAGGAATACAAGAAGCTTTAAATGATGCAAAAGAAAAGTTTGGAATCACATCTGCAATTATTATGTGTTTTTTAAGACACTTAGACCAAGAAGATGCTTTAAAAACTTTAAATCAAGCCTTAGAATATAAAAAATATATATTAGGAGTTGGGCTTGATTCTTCAGAACTAGGAAATCCTCCTTCAAAATTTGAAGAAGTATTTAAAAAAGCAAAAGAAAAAGGCTTTAAACTTGTAGCTCATGCAGGAGAAGAGGCTGATGTTTCATATATTTTTGAAGCACTTGATATTTTAAGTATCCAAAGAATTGATCATGGAGTACAATCTTATAAATCAGATGAATTAATGCAAAGATTAAAAAAAGAGCAAATACCTTTAACTGTTTGTCCTAATTCAAATATTGAACTAAAAGTATTTGAAAATTATTCTCAACATAATATAAAAAAGCTTTTAGATTATGATTTAAATGTTACAGTTAATTCTGATGACCCTTCCTATTTTAAAGGTTATTTAAATCAAAACTTTATTAATCTATATGAGAACTTAGACATTAGTGAAGAAGATATTATAAAGCTAATTAAAAACTCTTTTAATTCATCTTTTATATCTGAAAGCTTAAAAAAACAGTATATAAACAAACTAGAAGAAACAATAAAAAAACAAAAGTAA
- a CDS encoding protein tyrosine phosphatase family protein yields the protein MENILNYIEINELISTSGQPSVEQFKQIADNDFEVVINLALHNASNAIENEDKIVTDLNMAYFHIPVDFENPKASDVKLFLNTLQALGSNKVWVHCALNYRVSAFMYIYHKYVLKTPFDDIDISLFEQWSPDVTWQEIIKISYDEIKNA from the coding sequence ATGGAAAATATTTTAAACTATATAGAAATAAATGAATTAATTTCGACATCAGGACAGCCAAGTGTTGAACAGTTTAAACAAATAGCAGACAATGATTTTGAAGTTGTAATAAATCTAGCTTTACATAATGCTTCAAATGCAATAGAAAATGAAGATAAAATAGTAACAGATTTAAATATGGCATATTTTCATATTCCTGTAGATTTTGAAAATCCAAAAGCCTCAGATGTAAAACTATTTTTAAATACCTTACAAGCCTTAGGCTCAAACAAAGTTTGGGTTCATTGTGCTTTAAATTATCGTGTTAGTGCATTTATGTATATTTACCATAAATATGTTCTAAAAACTCCTTTTGATGATATTGATATTTCATTGTTTGAGCAGTGGTCACCAGATGTAACTTGGCAAGAAATTATAAAAATATCTTATGATGAAATAAAAAATGCTTAA
- the metX gene encoding homoserine O-acetyltransferase MetX has product MKIETKTQEFNQPLHLESGRILEKYQIRYETYGELNEDKSNVIVICHALAGSHHAAGRYGDEAKPGWWDKFIGDGKVIDTQKYFVICSNNLGSTFGSTNALSIDPSTKKEYRLKFPILTISDIVKAQMNLYEKLGIKKAVAVIGGSMGGMQALCYSIEYPEFTDTVIALATTAYTRPWAIAINKIAIEAIRHDPAFKNGLYEKEDLEARGLPGLAIGRMAGLIAYLSPTLFNNKFGREYSRTDGLYELFGSFEVERYLEYNAYSFPKIFDPLSYLYICKTMNIFDAGRNKDKLEDSFDKLKCNLHLIAFKDDMLFFPEEMEEIRDIMIKLGREEQVTYKLIDSKSGHDSFLVEVDKFEQHVKNILEGK; this is encoded by the coding sequence TTGAAAATAGAAACAAAAACGCAAGAATTTAATCAACCTTTACATTTAGAAAGTGGACGAATCTTAGAAAAATATCAAATAAGATACGAAACTTACGGAGAATTAAATGAAGATAAATCAAATGTAATTGTAATTTGTCATGCACTAGCAGGTTCACATCATGCAGCTGGAAGGTATGGAGATGAAGCGAAACCGGGTTGGTGGGATAAATTTATTGGTGATGGAAAAGTAATTGATACACAAAAATACTTTGTAATTTGTTCAAATAATCTTGGAAGTACTTTTGGTTCTACTAATGCATTAAGTATTGACCCTTCGACTAAAAAAGAGTACAGATTAAAATTCCCAATTTTAACAATTTCTGATATTGTAAAGGCACAAATGAATTTGTATGAAAAATTAGGTATCAAAAAAGCTGTTGCAGTTATTGGTGGTTCTATGGGTGGAATGCAAGCACTTTGTTATTCTATTGAATATCCAGAGTTTACAGATACTGTAATTGCTCTTGCAACAACAGCATATACAAGACCTTGGGCAATTGCAATTAATAAAATTGCAATAGAAGCAATAAGACATGACCCAGCTTTCAAAAATGGTCTTTATGAAAAAGAAGATTTAGAAGCACGAGGTTTACCAGGCTTGGCAATTGGAAGAATGGCAGGATTAATTGCATATTTATCTCCAACTTTATTCAATAATAAATTTGGAAGAGAATACAGCAGAACTGATGGTTTATATGAATTATTTGGAAGCTTTGAAGTTGAGAGATACTTAGAATACAATGCATATAGCTTCCCAAAAATATTTGATCCTCTATCATATCTTTATATATGTAAAACAATGAATATTTTTGATGCAGGAAGAAATAAAGATAAATTAGAAGACTCATTTGATAAGTTAAAATGTAACTTACATTTAATTGCATTTAAAGATGATATGCTATTTTTTCCAGAAGAAATGGAAGAAATAAGAGATATTATGATTAAACTTGGACGTGAAGAGCAAGTAACTTATAAATTAATTGATAGTAAATCAGGTCATGATTCATTTTTAGTTGAAGTTGATAAATTTGAACAACACGTAAAAAATATATTAGAAGGAAAATAA
- the xseB gene encoding exodeoxyribonuclease VII small subunit has translation MSKENEKLIFEDKILEAKQLLEKLSNPQITLSDSIEVYKNGIKELEEAQKLLDEAKLIFTVQEKN, from the coding sequence ATGAGTAAAGAAAACGAAAAATTAATTTTTGAAGATAAAATATTAGAAGCAAAACAGCTTTTAGAAAAACTGTCAAATCCTCAAATAACATTAAGTGATTCAATTGAAGTTTATAAAAACGGAATCAAAGAATTAGAAGAAGCACAAAAACTTCTAGATGAAGCAAAACTAATTTTTACAGTACAAGAAAAGAACTAA